The following proteins come from a genomic window of Eretmochelys imbricata isolate rEreImb1 chromosome 11, rEreImb1.hap1, whole genome shotgun sequence:
- the TNFAIP6 gene encoding tumor necrosis factor-inducible gene 6 protein: protein MIVLIFFFVLLWNEAQSWGFKNGVLHNSIWLERAAGVYHREARAGKYQLTYAEAKAVCEYEGGQLATYQQLEAARKIGFHVCAAGWMAKGRVGYPIVKAGSSCGFGKTGIVDYGIRLNRSERWDVYCYNPHAKECGGIFTDAKHIFKSPGYPNEYENKLICYWHIRLKYGQRIHLQFLDFDVEDDTACMADFLEVYDSYDDITGFVGRYCGDELPDDIISTGNLMTLKFLSDASVTAGGFQIKYVAVDPPSKPNDEKNATSQGNTNFLSGKFGIM, encoded by the exons ATGATCgtgttaattttcttctttgtcttGTTGTGGAACGAAGCTCAAAGTTGGGGATTCAAGAATGGAGTACTGCATAACTCTATTTGGTTAG AGCGAGCAGCTGGAGTGTACCACAGGGAGGCGCGGGCTGGAAAATATCAGCTCACCTATGCGGAAGCTAAAGCAGTGTGTGAATATGAAGGAGGACAACTAGCCACATAccagcagctggaggcagcaAGAAAAATAG GTTTCCATGTGTGTGCTGCTGGTTGGATGGCTAAGGGCAGAGTCGGTTATCCCATAGTGAAAGCTGGATCCAGCTGTGGCTTTGGAAAGACCGGCATTGTTGACTATGGGATTCGCCTCAACAGAAGTGAGAGATGGGATGTCTATTGCTACAACCCTCATG cAAAAGAATGTGGTGGAATCTTCACAGACGCAAAGCACATCTTTAAGTCACCAGGCTACCCAAACGAGTATGAAAATAAACTAATATGCTATTGGCACATCAGACTAAAGTACGGACAACGGATTCATCTACAGTTCCTGGATTTTGATGTTGAAGATGACACTGCTTGCATGGCTGATTTCTTAGAAGTCTATGATAGCTATGATGATATCACTGGCTTTGTGGGCAG GTACTGTGGAGATGAACTTCCAGATGATATCATCAGCACAG GAAATCTCATGACCTTAAAGTTTTTGTCAGATGCCTCAGTAACAGCAGGTGGTTTTCAAATTAAATACGTTGCTGTAGACCCACCTTCAAAACCTAATGATGAGAAAAATGCAACTTCCCAAGGAAACACAAACTTCTTGTCTGGAAAATTTGGCATTATGTGA